Proteins encoded in a region of the Schistocerca gregaria isolate iqSchGreg1 unplaced genomic scaffold, iqSchGreg1.2 ptg000925l, whole genome shotgun sequence genome:
- the LOC126325481 gene encoding fatty acyl-CoA reductase 1-like, with amino-acid sequence MGKLLIYWLVAKVPDVAKIYVLARKDPQKEGICVEDRLSEILASPPFDSLRAKISNFEQEMAQKIIIVKANLMEKGLGLESNAKQKLIEEVQILIHAAASSDWQESLQTSFRCNVVASLELMELAHQMLKLCVFLHVSSAFFMGRPLDSKIEERVYPLPFDAEMMYKKLCDCPADKMDKEWTKLQPIFHTTHSFTKALIEVLLDNRRQNIPLAIIRPTILGATYREPFPGWVDSLNVIGVLFIYTALGIVQILPGRLDYTLDIVPCDYVVHAIFSIIFQLKSNSSKDDGEFGPASQVPIFFISSSSNPLTWKFAIGTMQKYWQSTLPAKPQGSPKISVYRNYLFYQEIVETHLSAN; translated from the exons ATGGGAAAACTGCTCATATACTGGCTAGTAGCAAAGGTTCCTGACGTCGCAAAAATATATGTTTTAGCCAGAAAAGACCCTCAGAAAGAGGGCATCTGTGTTGAGGATCGACTCAGTGAAATATTAG CATCTCCCCCGTTTGATTCTTTGAGGGCGAAAATATCCAACTTTGAACAAGAGATGGCACAGAAAATTATTATCGTCAAGGCAAACTTGATGGAGAAAGGCTTAGGATTGGAATCG AATGCCAAGCAGAAGTTGATAGAAGAGGTTCAAATCTTGATTCACGCGGCCGCCTCAAGCGACTGGCAAGAATCTTTGCAAACTTCTTTTAGGTGTAACGTGGTTGCATCTCTTGAGCTGATGGAGCTCGCACATCAAATGCTCAAACTTTGCGTATTTTTGCACGTTTCTAGCGCCTTCTTCATGGGTCGTCCATTAGACAGCAAAATTGAAGAGCGCGTGTATCCATTACCGTTTGATGCTGAGATGATGTACAAAAAGCTCTGTGATTGTCCGGCAGACAAAATGGACAAAGAATGGACTAAATTGCAGCCAATTTTCCACACGACTCATAGCTTTACCAAAGCGTTGATTGAGGTTTTACTTGACAACAGACGCCAAAATATCCCATTGGCTATAATTCGTCCGACTATCTTAGGTGCAACGTATCGAGAACCATTTCCGGGCTGGGTAGATTCTCTCAATGTCATTGGCGTTTTGTTCATATATACGGCGCTTGGGATAGTTCAAATTCTTCCTGGGCGTTTGGATTACACTTTGGATATAGTCCCCTGCGATTATGTAGTTCATGCCATCTTCAGCATCATCTTTCAATTGAAAAGCAATAGCTCGAAAGACGATGGAGAATTTGGTCCTGCAAGTCAAGTTCCTATTTTTTTCATCTCTTCTTCATCAAACCCACTCACGTGGAAGTTTGCTATTGGGACTATGCAGAAATATTGGCAAAGCACACTACCTGCCAAACCCCAGGGCTCTCCAAAAATTAGTGTTTATAGGAATTATTTATTTTACCAA GAAATTGTGGAGACGCATTTATCAGCAAATTGA
- the LOC126325503 gene encoding uncharacterized protein LOC126325503 has translation MDHAECDCLILQDVQSPSSDSVHVYQKLKLRESSSSCLNQSTENSVSIISTTKTSKHLKLYTIILIILFSKLLYHTFLSLDIPSYFQLLNLPYLRKITQSPYLNFECLRSHKLTGQNWASFLVLNEEVPAHKTFLAELSTNEFFLYATRYFLFVMNDSLSLYRYLIFCKTSKIFLSIGCLLYPLACLCNEPVYKYFYDHVENRGAYQLPLWFCTIGKSGFKRIRFFMTIICLSPLSLCLPIYQKTNFVLIISSIWMSLFKHTVKKITSCLRVKFAHRPPNTMFSKNACYNGFPSGHVSQVVMGVAVVSSLWNIHSLLGYILSLQLLVTVIWIIMSNRHYVSQVFAGSIMGLIFAFGTIEWLGKMYKNIL, from the exons ATGGACCATGCTGAATGTGATTGCTTGATACTCCAAGACGTTCAATCCCCTAGCTCCGATTCAGTACATGTCTACCAAAAATTGAAATTAAGAGAAAGCTCATCTTCTTGCCTGAACCAGTCGACTGAGAATTCAGTATCAATAATATCTACGACGAAGACAAGCAAGCACTTGAAACTATAtactataatattaataatattgttCTCAAAGTTATTGTATCATACTTTTTTGTCGCTCGACATTCCCAGCTATTTTCAACTACTAAATTTACCCTACCTCCGCAAGATTACGCAAAGTCCATATTTGAATTTCGAATGCTTAAGATCTCACAAGCTAACAGGCCAAAATTGGGCCAGTTTCCTCGTATTGAATGAAGAGGTTCCAGCTCATAAAACG TTTTTGGCTGAACTTTCTACAAATGAATTCTTTCTATACGCAACACGATATTTCCTGTTTGTAATGAACGATTCATTATCACTCTATCGTTATCTAATATTTTGCAAGACTTCCAAGATATTTTTGTCAATTGGATGCCTCCTTTATCCTCTGGCATG TTTATGTAACGAACCAGTTTACAAATATTTTTACGACCATGTTGAGAATAGAGGCGCCTATCAACTTCCTTTGTGGTTTTGCACAATTGGGAAAAGTGGATTCAAGCGCATTCGATTCTTTATGACTATAATTTGCTTATCACCCTTGTCTCTCTGTTTACCAATTTACCAGAAAACCAACTTCGTTTTGATTATCAGCTCTATTTGGATGTCGCTTTTCAAACATACAGTCAAAAAAATTACCAGTTGCCTTCGCGTTAAATTTGCGCATCGCCCTCCCAATACTATGTTTTCGAAGAATGCATGTTATAATGGGTTCCCGTCAGGTCATGTCTCGCAGGTGGTTATGGGAGTAGCTGTAGTTAGCTCACTATGGAATATTCATAGTCTACTAGGCTACATACTTAGTCTACAGCTTTTGGTTACAGTTATTTGGATTATAATGTCTAATCGGCATTATGTTTCACAGGTTTTCGCAGGAAGCATCATGGGCCTCATTTTTGCATTTGGCACCATTGAGTGGTTAGGAAAgatgtacaaaaatattttataa
- the LOC126325505 gene encoding uncharacterized protein LOC126325505, with protein MAQEVSDLKKVDDVSNDEEPYTLTEECQLMGFVQVKKNRKKEFKSRYGVISYGTLFWFKSSSDVSPCGKFDLQSCKISDVLEAEKKQFVIEIQNQQSIFLAFSSLADKQKWVEGLQAATSKDPVESVDRKVIEIKKQSFGIRAKKHLAGEFVTSKVGKHVVKNMMNDDLNSLIKAFNFIVMKIDGKKKADEIAKNITKLVTKAYLLTENKKLADDAFLAADKPLRESFELMIKCFRGKRRVRECVLLEALETVIESLKKVEKIITEILHPFLTPKSMFRLASVFGYITSIEFLKKVFSDEDLDEELDKLIDAMQYYTQFDLT; from the exons ATGGCTCAGGAAGTAAGCGACTTGAAAAAAGTAGATGATGTCTCCAACGATGAGGAGCCCTACACATTAACTGAAGAATGCCAATTGATGGGATTTGTTCAGGTGAAAAAAAATCGCAAAAAAGAGTTCAAATCACGTTATGGAGTTATTAGCTATGGGACTCTTTTCTGGTTTAAAAGTTCTTCT GATGTAAGCCCATGTGGAAAATTTGATCTTCAATCTTGCAAAATTAGCGATGTTTTGGAGGCCGAAAAAAAACAATTTGTGATCGAGATTCAGAATCAACAATCAATATTTTTGGCGTTTTCCAGTCTTGCTGACAAGCAAAAATGGGTGGAAGGACTTCAAGCGGCTACTTCTAAGGATCCAGTTGAATCTGTTGACCGTAAAGTTATCGAAATTAAGAAGCAAAGCTTTGGTATTCGCGCGAAAAAACACTTGGCAGGTGAATTTGTCACAAGCAAAGTAGGAAAGCATGTCGTGAAAAATATGATGAATGACGATCTTAACTCATTGATTAAGGCATTtaattttattgtgatgaaaatTGATGGCAAAAAAAAAGCGGATGAAATAGCTAAAAATATTACCAAACTAGTGACAAAGGCATACttattaactgaaaataaaaagcttGCAGATGATGCGTTTCTAGCAGCAGACAAACCACTTCGAGAGTCCTTTGAATTGATGATTAAGTGCTTTAGAGGAAAACGACGTGTCAGAGAATGCGTGCTACTAGAGGCCCTGGAAACGGTAATAGAATCCCTTAAGAAGGTTGAAAAGATTATCACAGAAATTTTGCATCCGTTTTTAACTCCGAAGAGCATGTTCCGTTTAGCGTCTGTGTTTGGGTACATCACATCTATAGAATTCTTGAAAAAAGTTTTTTCAGATGAAGACTTAGATGAGGAACTCGAC
- the LOC126325491 gene encoding uncharacterized protein LOC126325491, giving the protein MGIHGLLPILASITQKVHISQYSGMRVAVDAYVWLHRGAYSCSYELCQNLSTHKYLQYCMKMVHMLLYHKITPVLVFDGGQLPSKRQVELNRYKKRSENRDKAVLLLQQGQKRAAYEHFQKAVSITPNMMLSFIELLKQENVEFIVAPYEADAQLTYLSINGLVDLVISEDSDLIPYGCSKILYKLDNMGWGEEIQLSRLSMTKKPDLSKFSLEMLRYMCILSGCDYLESLPGMGIKKAYLLLSQHGDINKVLNHLCSSREKVPVDYEEGFNKANLTFRHQVVFDPSKKCAVPLRPLPKSMSMSSLPFAGEILDPVIIVDIATGKLNPRTRYPYTTAVPDPIELYLMERVELNLDSPKGPTDQIAEIKGMSEGNEPLSTNKKKRVSPSSALVVQGSILDKVSSQNNSLTQDAKIFMQRCSEASKGTKKPVFFSKFQSSPLSGKSSILNYFNKVDKSMCNVPSSVEQLPTDSPCSLKSVNGTKTSKEMNNCTLDSESEKLAKDRESKKMATINKCLVEEKACLRFADGQTKDEHDGNTQKESFHSSKCILRSKYFLPRSAEVQVSETNCSIDELSDLGGRIDKIKDLITDDVISSANSELFAGSEFAETFTKLEASRTEEGKTSSHKIPVIHSQVSDHDETKQNTTNTPSRTSLTNLPIELSTPLRSRSAETTVTSKSVSRLSDANSPPPSVARDTNQFIEEDDNLPCDRHQLPAPETDTNCSDVLVLNKMNEMRRTFTFESLRMNKEQQIRAASTIDLSKFALKSSPSFKESFSDNTHASFASVAIYNGQKDNSSEKSEILVRSPIKRRKINAAYFEKFKAPVIPNSDDEAEFDLIENA; this is encoded by the exons ATGGGTATTCATGGTCTTTTGCCAATTTTAGCATCTATAACCCAAAAAGTACACATATCACAATATTCTGGCATGCGTGTAGCTGTAGATGCTTATGTTTGGCTTCACCGCGGCGCCTACTCTTGTAGCTATGAGCTTTGTCAGAATCTGAGTACGCACAA ATATCTTCAGTACTGCATGAAAATGGTCCACATGCTATTGTACCATAAGATAACGCCAGTACTTGTGTTTGACGGAGGCCAGTTACCCTCAAAGCGTCAAGTCGAACTCAATAGATACAA AAAGCGTTCGGAAAACAGAGATAAGGCTGTCCTGCTcctacagcaaggacaaaaaagAGCCGCCTACGAGCATTTTCAAAAAGCTGTCAGTATTACTCCAAACATGATGCTGAGCTTCATTGAGCTTTTGAAACAAGAGAATGTTGAATTTATTGTAGCTCCGTATGAAGCAGATGCACAGCTTACTTATTTGTCGATTAATGGACTAGTTGATTTAGTTATATCAGAGGATAGCGATTTGATTCCATACGGATGCTCTAAAATCCTCTACAAATTGgacaacatgggctggggggaggaGATTCAGCTTTCTCGACTGTCTATGACCAAGAAGCCTGATTTATCTAAGTTTTCATTGGAAATGTTGAGATATATGTGCATTTTATCTGGGTGTGATTACCTAGAATCTCTACCTGGAATGGGGATCAAAAAAGCGTATTTATTGCTATCCCAGCACGGTGACATTAACAAGGTTTTAAATCATTTGTGTTCGAGTCGAGAAAAGGTTCCAGTGGATTATGAGGAAGGCTTCAATAAGGCCAATTTAACATTTAGGCACCAAGTTGTATTTGACCCTAGTAAAAAGTGTGCTGTTCCGCTGCGTCCTCTTCCTAAATCAATGAGTATGAGCAGTTTACCTTTTGCGGGCGAGATTCTCGATCCAGTAATCATCGTCGATATTGCTACAGGAAAACTCAATCCAAGAACGAGGTATCCCTATACCACGGCTGTGCCAGATCCCATCGAATTATATTTGATGGAAAGGGTGGAGTTGAACCTGGATTCTCCAAAAGGTCCGACAGACCAAATAGCGGAGATCAAGGGCATGAGCGAAGGCAACGAGCCATTATCAACCAATAAGAAAAAACGCGTCTCTCCCAGTTCTGCATTAGTCGTTCAAGGCTCTATATTGGACAAGGTATCAAGCCAAAATAATAGTTTGACTCAGGATGCCAAAATTTTCATGCAGAGATGCTCAGAGGCAAGTAAAGGGACCAAAAAACCTgtatttttttcgaaatttcaatCCTCACCTTTGAGTGGTAAGTCGTCTATATTGAACTATTTCAATAAAGTCGATAAGTCAATGTGCAATGTTCCGAGCAGCGTCGAGCAGTTGCCTACGGATTCTCCCTGTTCGTTGAAGTCAGTCAATGGAACAAAAACTAGTAAGGAAATGAACAATTGTACTCTGGATTCAGAGAGCGAGAAGTTAGCCAAAGATAGAGAATCAAAGAAAATGGCTACAATAAATAAGTGTTTAGTTGAAGAAAAAGCGTGCTTACGATTTGCAGATGGTCAAACGAAGGATGAGCATGATGGCAATACTCAGAAAGAAAGTTTTCATAGTTCGAAATGCATTCTCCGAAGCAAATATTTTCTGCCTCGGAGTGCAGAAGTTCAAGTTTCGGAAACAAATTGTTCTATTGATGAGCTTAGTGATCTTGGCGGCCGTATTGACAAGATAAAGGATCTGATTACCGACGATGTGATAAGCAGTGCAAACTCGGAACTTTTTGCTGGTTCAGAATTTGCGGAAACGTTTACCAAATTGGAAGCCAGTCGGACTGAGGAGGGGAAGACGTCTTCTCATAAGATACCTGTAATTCACTCCCAAGTTTCAGATCAcgacgaaacaaaacaaaatacaacaaaTACTCCATCCAGAACTTCCCTAACTAACTTGCCTATCGAACTTTCAACTCCTTTGCGCTCTCGTTCAGCGGAAACCACGGTAACGTCCAAGAGCGTGTCCAGGCTCTCCGATGCAAACTCACCGCCGCCTTCAGTTGCTCGGGACACGAATCAGTTTATAGAAGAAGATGATAATTTGCCATGTGATCGCCATCAGTTACCAGCTCCTGAAACTGATACAAATTGTTCAGACGTCTTGGTTTTGAACAAGATGAACGAAATGCGTCGCACGTTTACTTTTGAATCTTTAAGAATGAACAAAGAACAGCAAATCAGAGCGGCCTCTACAATCGATCTCTCTAAGTTTGCTTTGAAATCGTCACCTTCTTTCAAAGAATCCTTCTCTGACAACACGCACGCGTCGTTTGCTAGTGTGGCGATTTATAATGGACAAAAAGACAATAGTTCTGAAAAATCGGAAATTCTGGTTAGATCTCCCATAAAGCGAAGAAAAATCAATGCGGCCTATTTTGAAAAATTCAAGGCACCTGTCATACCCAATAGTGACGATGAAGCAGAGTTCGATTTGATAGAAAATGCTTGA